A DNA window from Setaria viridis chromosome 2, Setaria_viridis_v4.0, whole genome shotgun sequence contains the following coding sequences:
- the LOC117843553 gene encoding WAT1-related protein At5g64700 isoform X2, whose product MDAASKKAYVIAITVQVILTGMAVISKAAFNAGMSTFVFVFYRQAAGSILMLPLALFLQRKNAWSMPFPWLLKLFLCALVGNTLSLSLYHVSLKFTSATVAAAAGNSMPVVTFCLALLLRMEVVKLNASGIAKLAGVALCLAGVFAIAFYSGPALSPVNHQRAFHTHASVSGHANASSKTTWIEGTFLMVLANMAWSVSIVWQAALLKELPNKMLVATGLCVFSAVQSFIVAVAVERDFSRWQLRLDVSLLAVVYAGFVVAGVSYYLQAWCLEMKGPVFFAVWTPLCFVLTIFCSSFFLGEIVPLGSVVGGILLVGGLYSLLWGKHKETPAVSRGQVNMRDCAQDEEEHNEPNKYELEEATSASAGEQEV is encoded by the exons ATGGATGCCGCAAGCAAGAAAGCCTACGTCATCGCCATCACGGTGCAGGTGATCTTGACGGGGATGGCGGTGATATCCAAGGCGGCTTTCAACGCCGGGATGAGCaccttcgtcttcgtcttctACCGGCAGGCGgccggctccatcctcatgCTGCCTCTTGCCCTCTTTCTCCAAAG GAAGAATGCGTGGTCGATGCCGTTTCCGTGGTTGCTCAAGCTCTTCTTGTGTGCCTTAGTCGG GAACACGCTGAGCTTGAGCCTGTACCATGTAAGCCTCAAGTTCACATCGGCGACAGTGGCTGCAGCAGCAGGCAACTCGATGCCCGTCGTCACCTTCTGCTTGGCGCTGCTACTAAG GATGGAGGTGGTGAAGTTGAATGCCTCCGGCATAGCCAAGCTCGCTGGTGTGGCGCTCTGCCTCGCCGGTGTCTTCGCCATCGCCTTCTACTCCGGGCCTGCACTTAGCCCTGTCAACCATCAGCGCGCCTTCCACACCCACGCTTCCGTCTCCGGGCACGCAAACGCCTCTTCCAAGACGACATGGATCGAAGGGACGTTCCTCATGGTCCTCGCCAACATGGCATGGTCCGTATCCATCGTCTGGCAG GCTGCTCTGCTCAAGGAGTTGCCGAACAAGATGCTGGTGGCCACTGGGCTCTGCGTTTTCAGTGCTGTGCAATCCTTCATCGTTGCAGTGGCAGTCGAGAGGGACTTCTCCAGGTGGCAGCTCCGGCTGGACGTCAGCTTGCTCGCCGTCGTCTACGCT GGTTTTGTGGTGGCTGGAGTGTCCTACTACCTTCAAGCATGGTGCCTGGAGATGAAAGGCCCAGTCTTCTTCGCCGTCTGGACCCCGCTATGCTTCGTCCTCACAATCTTctgctcttccttcttcctgggAGAGATTGTTCCCCTTGGCAG TGTTGTGGGTGGAATCCTGCTAGTTGGAGGCCTCTACAGCTTGCTGTGGGGTAAGCACAAGGAGACTCCGGCTGTGTCCCGCGGTCAGGTGAATATGAGAGATTGTGCGCAAGATGAGGAGGAGCACAATGAACCAAACAAGTATGAGCTAGAGGAAGCAACATCAGCATCTGCAGGTGAACAGGAAGTCTGA